gagccagACGGAGGTGGCACAGATATGTgcggcagggagagagagaataggCAACGCTGAACAAGGCAGCAGGTACTGGGAGAGCTAGAGGGAACAGCCCGACctgagagggagaaggagtgcAGTCGTGAAGCAGAGGAGGCCCATAATAAGCACTCCCTTAATGAAGACGGTTACCAGGCATTAGGCCCATCTCCGAAGAGTCAAGCAGGGCGCCAGCTCTCCTTCGTGAGACTCGGCTGAAACCCGGTAAAGGTGCTCTTCCCGCGCGCGCCTGTTACACGCATTCCTATTGTGTTTCTGCAACTGGCGATTGATGTATCGCTTCGACGTTAGGTTAGAGGAACTCTgcaaagcgagaaagaaaggtgAAGCGGGTCACCTGTGAGAgacttcttctctctccctgtacGGTggacagagcagcagcagcgttgtcACTCCCCGTTGATCATAGTGGGGTGGCTGAGGGCCACACATGCCAGCAACGGCGCTCATCGTCAGAAAGGGAAGCGAAAAAAGCGGAGGTGACACCGCTCTGCACGACCAGAGCaagggggaggtgctgcgaTCACCATGCCGCACCACGAGCCTAAACGTGCGCCTGAGAAACACCAAGGCTGCAGAGACGGGAGAGACGCGAAGCGGTCGTGAAAAGACAGGtacgagagaaagagacgaagagaCCACCTAATGACCAGTCCTGAACCCACACACATCAATGCGCGCGTACATGAGCGACGCCAACTGAAGATCCGCAGCAAATCAACGCAGAATAAGAGAGAACCAGCGAAACGACGCTGAACAAGGAAGGGACAGGCGAAAAGGGCCGTGTCACCGACTCGCTCCTTCGTGTCCTGTGCTCGTATCTGTGGGTGACGTAGTCAGCGGGAggcacagcacacacacacacacaattaCTCACCTTGCACACTCTGCATAACCCCATCGCAGTAGCTTCGCTGATTCGAAGGCGCACAGTTTCAAAATAAAGCGCACgtacgcagagagagagacacacagacgcacgccaGAGGAACTAACGGGGTACTGCTCAGGGGGAAGCGAGCGGCATGGCCGCaagaagaggtgaagagaggggaaagaaaggctgtgtggtggtgtgtgccGAGTGGAAAATTGAAGAAGGTGCCGCATCTGAATCGAAAGCGGAGTGAGGCAAAACGCGGGTGCGGTGAATACCCCAGTAATAAGAGctgagggggagaaaaagcgAAGGAGGCGTGATGCCATCGTCAGTTGTGCTTAGACACTTGGCATCACCCTCCTTCATTGGCTCGTATCCGACCCACACCACGTCGTAATCGAGGAGGGCATCAGGAAAAAGAACAAAGCAGCACTCCAGCTGGTCTTCCtagccgccctcctcctccgtcccAACCGCCCATTTTTCGACGTTTCGCCGTGCAACCACTCCtgcgtgtggcgctgctgcacaaccGCTGCCATCGAGCCCTCCCTCGCCCATCGTGCTGTCCGTCTGCAAGGCGGCAAGGGCAAAGGACAAACACTAAAAaccggaggagggggaggagagatgaTGACATCCCCCCGGGCACGAGAGCACGTGAAGAAGGCACAactggggaggggggagagtgaAAGTGGCCACGAAGAAGGATGAGGGTTGGCACCCCTGAACGGCAACACCTGATAACGCATGTCCGccgacggagagagaaagaggtgcacGTTGTGTTACGCATGGGAAAATGCGGCAGCGTGCACGTTGTAAAGAACGACTgtgcgtctccctcccctccctccctccttctccaatTTGCTCGAAGTACGGCGCAGAGACAGGAGGAGTGGAAaacagaaaggaaagagggagcggtACACAatggaggggtgggtggacCACAGCCCCGACAGAagccacacaagcacaccgcCGCACAGCTGCCAAATAAGCACGCTGAAGAAGTTGTGACGCAGACGAGAGAAGAATCCAGCCAACGTGTGCGGCGCATaacaggaagagaaagtCGGTCCATTTTTGCCGCCTATGCAGACCCATAAAGTTGcatggaaaagggggggtaGGGAAGAATGAGAACCCCGGAGCTGCGAAAGCGCAAGTGACGGCAGGAGATGGGCGGAAGTagaagggagaggtggcggaggaggttATGAACGGATCAGCAAGAccaaaaaggcaaaaaaCACGAGTGCGCATTGAAGGAAACGGAGAAGTGACGCTTTACAGCGAAGTAATTCAGAGGGAGCCCtaaaagaggggaagacaGAGGGgtgaggcagtggcggccaGTGCGGGAGTACGGGGAGGGTACAGCGGTAGAAAAGCGCGGTGGCGGGTCTCTGAGAAGGGAAGCGCGAGAAGACCAAATAAATTAGAACTTTTCACCTCCGTATTACAATAAACGCATGAAGCGAGATTGATTGAGCTCCCCATCCCATCGACAGGCACAGACAAGCACACAAACGCCCCCACCTCCCTGCAAAAGCATCACCACACCTCATCCTCTGAAAGAGTAGACGCGAATTCGAAACGATTTGCGCACACACCACGTCATGAGAATGCATGAGAGACAAGATCGACAATATGAGCGCCTATACGCGAAGACGACGTTGCTCTCACATGCGGCGTGGCGTACGCTGGACTACAGGAACATCTTACATTGACAGAGTGGCACCGCTACCTGTTGAAGAGCAAGCAAAAACTaaaacgcagcagcacctgcacgaAACTGGGCTCCATAAGAAATGGCACAGTCAcagaaagacaaaaaaaacaaTAAATACAACAACACCGCTGTGTTTCCCATATCATCATAAAAAAGCCTCCGCTGGACGGTTCCGCAGGCGTCGGATTCGTACAGCCAACAAAAGTAGCGCCATGACACGTATCCTACTCGTGCTAAATCTCGCCATAGATGGAGCTGGCCGTCCCCCACACGACGCCAATGACACCGACGATGAGCAGCAAGTACGTGGAGAGGTAGTGGTACCACCCAACCGACGACAGCGACCAGCTGCCAGCGTACATGACCATGAGCGCCGGGTAAATAAAGCCGATGAAGCCGCCAGAAAAGCCGCCAACAAGGCCAAAGGCCACTTTAACATTCGGAAGAAATAGCCCAGCCACCAGTGAGAGCAGTGCCATGAGGCCGCACAGACATGCGTTCTTCCACCACGCGATGGTGTGCACATCCACGCGGACGCAGTGGTAGATGGCATCGCGCACCGGGATCATGTGCAGGCCGTATCCGACGCACAGCTTGAACAGGATACCCGCATAGCCGACGCCCATCATCTTATCCTCGATGGGGTTGTAATGCCTCAGCGCGGAGCCGACTACCCTTGGGCCGAAGTCGAGGTAGCCAAAGAGCCCAGCGAAGAGGTACAGCACAAACACCATACCAACCGCGATGCTAGCACCCAGcgtgaggcgcagcggcgtggGGCTCTTCATCTCACCGTAGGACTCGTACGCATTCAGCTGCGAGACGAACGCAAACATGAACGTGGCCAGGCCAGCAATGGCGGTGTTGCCCGTGTTGAAGAGCCGAATCTCCGGACGCGGATCTGCACGCAGTCCATTTTGCGTGCtgtgcaccaccatcgcGATCACAAAGTACACGATGAACACAATCGCGATGCAGGAGAAGTAGCGCAGCGAGTTGATCTCCTTTGGcaggcacagcggcagcatgcCCACAAGCCACAGCACAAAAGTGAGCAGGCGCTGGCCCCAGATGCCCAACAGGAACGCCGGCGTGCTGTCAGCGTTTTCGAGGAAGGCAGTCAGCACATCCTTCGCTGAGATGACGTACGAGACCTCTCCACCAAAGCTCAGAAACCACATGCAGAAGGCGAGGAAGTAGTCGGCGCCGGGGCCGAGCAGCGTGCGCACAATCTGCTCGTAGTTGCGCAGACCAGTCCTGGTACCGGCCTGGCCCAGCAGGTAGTAGGAGTAGATGGTGAGGTACGCAACAACAATCATATAGAAAATCGCCATAACGAGACCAGAGGAGTTGAAGGCGTACGGGAGCGCGATAATGCCGGCACCGATGGAGGAGCTCGCCAGGTTGAGGCCCGTGGAAAGCAGACCGCCGTAGGGCACAACGTAGTTGAGGTGCTTCTGAAGCTTGTTCGCAGGCATGCGGCGGCGGGCAACGCGGTCGGCGCGTACCCTGTCCTGCATCTCGATCCGGTTCTTCGGGTCATGCCGCGAGAAGTCGTATGGGTCCGGCACCTCAGTGGAGGAGATGTCCTCCATCCCCTTCACATCCTTCCCGACGCATCCCTGAGTTACCTCCACATCGAACTCGGAGGGCAGGTGTAGTTGCTCATTGTGTTGCTGGGTCTCCGCGAGCTGGGAACCGTGGTTTTGCGGGCGAGGTAAACCTGCGTGGCTCATCGTGTTATTGGCGTGTaggcgtgcggcggcggtggcgctgcatgAAAAGCCGCAGGACGTGAACAGCAGAGCTTTTTTAGATTTGAAAGAGCTCAACGAGGCTGGCTGACCGTCTTTTCCTtagtctctttctctcataGGGTGGTGTTCTCCAGGCTGTTCAAGTCCGCAGGAAGCCCAGAGGCTGGAAGTTGGATGGGCGTTGGTGCACGTGCGTTTACGTTTCTGCCTTCGCgcaggcagaggagaggaagagagggtgtcGGAATAATGGGGTGATGAGGGAGGGTGAAAAGGGCTGTTAAAGTGGAGGTTAGTGAAGTAAGTGGTTGggtgagcggcggcgcaacaAAGTGATGAAAGTTGCGGCCATGTGGGGTGGCCGTTGACGGAGTGGGAGTGGGGATGCGTGTATGGTGtgcagaaggg
The DNA window shown above is from Leishmania panamensis strain MHOM/PA/94/PSC-1 chromosome 31 sequence and carries:
- the AAT1.2 gene encoding amino acid transporter, putative (TriTrypDB/GeneDB-style sysID: LpmP.31.0330); translation: MSHAGLPRPQNHGSQLAETQQHNEQLHLPSEFDVEVTQGCVGKDVKGMEDISSTEVPDPYDFSRHDPKNRIEMQDRVRADRVARRRMPANKLQKHLNYVVPYGGLLSTGLNLASSSIGAGIIALPYAFNSSGLVMAIFYMIVVAYLTIYSYYLLGQAGTRTGLRNYEQIVRTLLGPGADYFLAFCMWFLSFGGEVSYVISAKDVLTAFLENADSTPAFLLGIWGQRLLTFVLWLVGMLPLCLPKEINSLRYFSCIAIVFIVYFVIAMVVHSTQNGLRADPRPEIRLFNTGNTAIAGLATFMFAFVSQLNAYESYGEMKSPTPLRLTLGASIAVGMVFVLYLFAGLFGYLDFGPRVVGSALRHYNPIEDKMMGVGYAGILFKLCVGYGLHMIPVRDAIYHCVRVDVHTIAWWKNACLCGLMALLSLVAGLFLPNVKVAFGLVGGFSGGFIGFIYPALMVMYAGSWSLSSVGWYHYLSTYLLLIVGVIGVVWGTASSIYGEI